One window from the genome of Macaca thibetana thibetana isolate TM-01 unplaced genomic scaffold, ASM2454274v1 unplaced_scaffolds162, whole genome shotgun sequence encodes:
- the LOC126947349 gene encoding uncharacterized protein LOC126947349, producing MAGPAQAALFRALRASVSRWGRMPPLGPEHPWRCPRRAALRLRWRGGPGLREERRQRGLEDPGSGAPGRLAWVGLSPSRDWDSRVLVRVDPGQAQDQVPLLPPRSAQRPAGAPGSPPPPSGNPTSIWMSG from the exons ATGGCGGGCCCTGCACAGGCCGCGCTGTTCCGCGCCCTCAGGGCGTCAGTATCCCGTTGGGGCAGGATGCCCCCGCTGGGCCCGGAGCATCCTTGGCGCTGCCCTCGCAGAGCCGCGCTGAGGTTGAGGTGGCGCGGGGGGCCCGGGCTCCGCGAGGAGCGGCGGCAGCGAGGGCTGGAGGACCCGGGCTCCGGGGCTCCGGGGCGTCTGGCCTGGGTGGGACTGAGCCCATCCAGGGACTGGGACTCCCGAGTTCTGGTGCGGGTGGATCCTGGGCAGGCTCAGGACCAAGTCCCTCTCCTTCCACCAAGGAGCGCCCAGAGGCCGGCGGGAGCTCCAGgttcacctcctcctccttcag GAAATCCCACTTCCATCTGGATGTCTGGATGA